One Drechmeria coniospora strain ARSEF 6962 chromosome 01, whole genome shotgun sequence genomic region harbors:
- a CDS encoding Transcription factor (Transcription factor, fungi), with protein MEPARLVPTVDERRAVLAASPLFPRLDPCCSPALTECNSSMVMVLGTTESLEPVREIPAVRSTEYMPRPRSTAVVERRLAATPTRSPPTAVQESNPTVQEVQPVQPQRRLRLDDARKSRFEHPSPALHEKHLDLDFDDDDENDDDDDNDDNEVDDNDEYDDDDDDDADVNVECNTISTATPTPASGCLHMIAPIQSPLLRPPAANGNRMAGDMSDDDARSLSAGEWQLPDAPSPADSVKSDTELDDKNGDPHASSQPIQKRRRVTRACDECRRKKIKCDGRQPCTHCSVYSYDCTYDKPSNRRRNPAPQYIEALESRLNRAETLLRKFMPDVDLTDPGLDPAIQQEFHNREQARSAAAKMRAPCEPDPGDAQLTTMIDSIGQLDLDDKGGWDFHGASSGAVFLRRMKDHFRGMMGPPTKVPFLPRPERPPGLLALDTPTPAGTPMSSVSQYAELPPKEVARKLCYYSLSCATCLVRIVHVPSFYERFDRLYGRPIDSLDMDDTRFMGLVYAVIALGCMYNNLDEAKAESGAYKSAADQGRKYYSTARTLLQDLAECRDIVSLQALLFMILFLQATSNLNACYSFVGLALRSALRIGLHRHLRHEKIGAVEQEVRKRVFYVIRQMDIYVSTMLGFPLLLSIDDVDQPYPSEIDDEYITNTGILRPPPGTPSFFEAFNAQTRLMEVLGKITKHVYPLQGQSGEAGGMLGDKPAPTYLVSYARIREIETDLQSWYERLPEMWRPSADGPVEVVRVRHLLRFAYAHVQLVLYRPFLHYISPRLSQAIQVDELSYACAAAAISVSRNIVHIGLEIRKQRVLSGPYWFMLYTEFFAVLSLVFYALENPDKPGSAEVLADARAGRQMIADLADKSMSADRVTNALKPLFDQLPERLDQVRTRPVATKKRPAAAANTAAVLAHLSAPSSGMWTPGGSDFLRNGAMAGTTFGSPSSRASVDALGNAADLGFSDASFTASMHDMLSLDLSSQAASDTTSTVGSSRPMFSSQPMGVQAVHNPFNKLDSLMFPSEDPFAYPNQPMMELGFEPKAGGSAVTTVAPGQDATFFFGASMDEMGNQLLSQPPPYMMQHQHLTMAGNPFDASNLLAIHAAQQQQQQQQQQQQQQQQQQQQQQQQQQQQQQQQQQQRQQQQQQQQQQQLQQQQQQQQQQQQQQQQQQLQQQQPQHQQPLQQSQQAASQHRIGGFFSSFRRQRADRQQERQIEQIFTQQGMQPDWGSFFGSGRGGFQGM; from the exons ATGGAGCCAGCTAGGCTCGTTCCCACAGTGGACGAACGCCGAGCTGTGCTGGCCGCATCGCCGTTATTCCCGCGGCTCGACCCCTGTTGTTCGCCCGCACTGACCGAGTGCAACAGTAGCATGGTCATGGTGCTCGGTACTACGGAGAGCTTGGAACCAGTACGAGAAATTCctgccgtacggagtacggagtacatgcctCGTCCTAGGTCAACCGCCGTTGTGGAGAGACGGCTGGCAGCGACACCcactcgctcgccgcccacgGCTGTCCAGGAGTCCAATCCAACCGTCCAGGAGGTCCAACCTGTCCAACCT CAACGCCGTCTTCGCCTTGATGACGCTCGGAAGAGTCGCTTCGAGCACCCATCACCCGCCCTGCACGAGAAGCATCTCGACCTCgacttcgacgacgacgacgaaaacgacgacgacgacgacaacgacgacaacgaagtggacgacaacgacgaatacgacgacgacgacgacgacgacgccgacgtaaACGTCGAGTGCAATACCATCTCGACGGCTACACCGACCCCCGCCTCCGGGTGCCTCCATATGATCGCTCCTATTCAATCACCGCTC CTCCGACCACCCGCAGCGAACGGTAACAGAATGGCTGGCGACatgtccgacgacgacgctaGGTCGCTGTCGGCCGGCGAGTGGCAGCTCCCCGATGCCCCTTCGCCGGCCGACAGCGTTAAATCCGACAcggagctcgacgacaagaaCGGCGACCCCCACGCGTCCTCGCAACCGATCCAgaagcgacgacgagtcACGCGCGCCTGCGACGAGTGTCGTCGCAAGAAGATCAAGTGCGATGGAAGGCAGCCCTGCACCCACTGCTCCGTGTATAGCTACG ATTGCACCTACGATAAACCGTCCAACAGAAGGCGGAACCCGGCTCCTCAGTACatcgaggcgctcgagagtCGGCTGAACCGCGCCGAGACCCTCCTGCGCAAGTTCAtgcccgacgtcgacctcaCCGACCCCGGCCTCGACCCTGCCATTCAGCAGGAGTTTCACAACCGCGAGCAGGcccgctcggccgccgccaagatGCGTGCCCCCTGCGAGCCGGACCCCGGCGATGCCCAGCTCACGACCATGATCGACTccatcggccagctcgacctcgacgacaagggcGGCTGGGACTTTCACGGCGCATCCTCCGGCGCCGTCTTCCTGAGACGCATGAAGGATCACTTCCGAGGCATGATGGGCCCGCCCACCAAGGTCCCCTTTCTCCCCCGGCCCGAGCGGCCCCCGGGTCTCCTGGCGTTGGACACGCCCACGCCGGCCGGCACGCCCATGTCCTCCGTTTCCCAGTACGCGGAGCTTCCACCGAAGGAGGTCGCCCGCAAGCTGTGCTACTATTCGCTCAGCTGCGCCACCTGCCTCGTCCGCATCGTCCACGTGCCCTCCTTTTACGAACGATTCGACCGCCTCTACGGCAGGCCCATCGATTCCCTCGACATGGATGACACGCGCTTCATGGGACTCGTGtacgccgtcatcgccctcggctgcatgtacaacaaCCTGGACGAAGCCAAGGCCGAGAGCGGAGCCTACAAGTCGGCAGCGGATCAAGG gcgcaagtattactccacCGCCAGGACTCTCCTGCAGGATCTGGCCGAGTGCCGTGACATCGTCTCCCTCCAAGCCCTGCTCTTCATGATTCTCTTCCTCCAAGCGACGTCCAACCTGAACGCCTGCTACTccttcgtcggcctcgcccttcGGTCCGCCTTGCGCATCGGCCTTCACCGCCATCTGAGGCACGAGAAAATcggggccgtcgagcaggaggtGCGAAAGCGAGTCTTTTACGTCATACGGCAGATGGACATTTACGTCTCCACCATGCTCGGGTTCCCGCTCCTGCtcagcatcgacgacgtcgatcAGCCGTATCCGTCGGAGATTGACGACGAGTACATCACCAACACGGGCATCctgcggccgccgccggggacGCCGTCCTTTTTCGAAGCCTTCAACGCGCAGACGCGATTGATGGAGGTGCTGGGCAAGATCACCAAGCACGTCTATCCGCTGCAGGGCCagagcggcgaggccggcggcatgTTGGGCGacaagccggcgccgacgtacCTCGTCAGCTACGCCCGAATCAGGGAGATTGAGACGGATCTGCAGAGCTGGTACGAGAGACTGCCGGAGATGTGGCGGCCAAGCGCCGACGGTCCCGTCGAGGTGGTTCG CGTGCGGCATCTGCTTCGCTTCGCCTACGCCCACGTGCAGCTGGTCCTGTACCGACCCTTCCTGCACTACATCTCGCCTCGGCTGAGCCAAGCGATTCAGGTGGACGAGCTGTCGTACGcctgcgcggcggcggccatcagCGTGTCGCGCAACATCGTGCACATCGGGCTCGAGATACGGAAGCAGCGCGTGCTGAGCGGACCCTACTGGTTCATGCTCTACACCGAGTTCTTCGCCGTCCTGTCCCTCGTCTTCTACGCGCTCGAGAACCCGGACAAGCCCGGGTCGGCGGAAGTGCTGGCCGACGCGCGCGCGGGACGACAGATGATTGCCGACTTGGCCGACAAGAGCATGTCCGCCGACCGCGTCACGAACGCGCTCAAG CCCCTTTTCGACCAGCTGCCCGAACGGCTGGACCAGGTCAGGACACGGCCCGTGGCGACCAAgaagcggccggcggcggcggcaaataCGGCGGCCGTTCTGGCGCACCTTTCCGCGCCATCATCCGGCATGTGGACGCCGGGAGGATCCGACTTCCTCCGCAACGGCGCCATGGCGGGCACGACGTTTGGCTCGCCAAGCTCGCGAGCATCGGTTGACGCGCTGGGAAACGCGGCGGACCTCGGCTTCTCCGACGCCAGCTTCACGGCCAGCATGCACGACATGCTGTCCCTGGACCTCTCATCGCAGGCGGCATCGGACACGACGAGCACGGTGGGCTCGAGCCGTCCCATGTTCTCTTCGCAACCGATGGGCGTCCAGGCTGTGCACAACCCGTTCAACAAGCTCGACTCGCTCATGTTCCCGTCCGAGGACCCCTTTGCGTACCCCAACCAGCCGATGATGGAGCTCGGCTTCGAACCCAAGGCGGGCGGGTCCGCGGTCACGACGGTGGCGCCGGGGCAGGACGCGACATTCTTTTTTGGTGCGTCGATGGACGAGATGGGAAATCAGCTGCTGAGCCAACCCCCCCCTTACATGATGCAGCATCAGCACTTGACGATGGCGGGAAATCCGTTTGACGCGAGTAACCTCTTGGCCATCCACGCAgcacagcagcagcaacagcagcagcagcagcagcagcagcagcaacagcaacagcaacagcagcaacagcagcaacaacagcagcagcaacagcagcagcaacagcagcgacagcagcagcaacaacagcaacagcagcaacagctgcaacagcaacagcagcagcaacaacaacaacaacagcagcagcagcagcagcaactacaacagcaacagccgCAGCATCAACAGCCGCTACAACAGTCGCAGCAGGCGGCGTCGCAGCATCGCATCGGGGGCTTCTTTTCGAGCTTCCGGCGACAGCGGGCCGACCGGCAGCAGGAACGGCAGATAGAACAGATATTTACGCAGCAGGGCATGCAACCCGACTGGGGGAGTTTCTTTGGTTCTGGACGTGGCGGGTTCCAGGGAATGTGA
- a CDS encoding 26S proteasome subunit RPN7 has product MAVSSSKASARRLLSDCLPTSIPPQCFPANHACRDGGGNNTSPASSHALLHHSSPLTHMPRPAQPKLDIELYIQNYLGRTRFDRLLFIGKTCVPLCVEALKAAVAEAKKASNIAHYQEAWESIRAAAPDEPEAAWDASWVERTEADNRVETARLESELKRYKSNMIKESIRMGNQDLGRHLESIGRLTEASDAYARMRQDATSTKHIVDCGIRLAIVSLQRKDWNMVISNVSKILNIPNADDNDSANVYPKILSGIAYMSMAAYATAAEHLLRADSSTSPAVYAEVASSNDVAIYGALTALATMDRRDLQLRVLDNQGFRIFLENEPHIRRAVSFFVNGRYASCLSILDAARPDYLLDIHLHDHLPTLYSRIRTKCIIQYFAPFSRVSIESLEAAFGRDGESIEPELIGMIRDGSLMARIDAKDRLLVAVRPDQRAEMQKEALEVARGYEEEAKERLRRINLVAAGLEIVGKANHDYTLGLRPSDALFDEDGRPLPAEAGAVESYG; this is encoded by the exons ATGGCGGTGTCGTCGTCCAAGGCAAGTGCACGGCGGTTGCTTTCTGACTGTCTACCTACCTCCATTCCTCCTCAATGCTTCCCTGCCAACCACGCATgcagggacggcggcggcaacaacACCTCTCCTGCCTCGTCTCACGCCTTGCTTCATCATTCCTCGCCGCTGACGCACATGCCTCGCCCAGCGCAGCCCAAGCTCGACATCGAGCTCTACATTCAAAACTACCTAG GCCGCACCCGCTTCGACCGTCTCCTTTTCATCGGAAAGACCTGCGTGCCGCTCTGcgtcgaggccctcaaggcagccgtcgccgaggccaagaaggcATCGAATATCGCACATTACCAGGAGGCATGGGAATCCATCAGGGCTGCGGCTCCTGACGAGCCCGAGGCTGCATGGGATGCCAGCTGGGTGGAACGAACCGAGGCGGACAACCGCGTCGAGACTGCCCGACTCGAGTCGGAGCTCAAACGGTACAAGAGCAACATGATCAAAGAGAGCATTCGG ATGGGCAACCAGGATCTCGGCAGACACCTCGAAAGCATCGGCAGGCTCACCGAAGCATCCGACGCCTACGCTCGCATGCGTCAGGATGCCACGTCGACCAAGCACATCGTCGACTGCGGCATACGCCTCGCCATCGTATCGCTCCAGCGCAAGGACTGGAACATGGTCATCTCCAACGTTTCCAAGATTCTCAACATACCCAACGCCGATGACAATGACTCCGCCAACGTCTATCCTAAAATCTTGTCCGGCATCGCCTACATGAGCATGGCCGCCTATGCCACCGCCGCGGAGCATCTTCTCCGCGCCGActcgtccacgtcgccggccgtctATGCCGAGGTTGCGAGCTCTAATGATGTCGCCATCTACGGTGCGCTGACCGCCCTCGCCACCATGGACAGGCGGGATCTGCAGCTGCGCGTCCTCGACAATCAAGGCTTCCGCATCTTTCTGGAGAACGAGCCCCACATCCGCAGAGCCGTAAGCTTCTTCGTCAATGGCCGTTACGCGAGCTGTCtgtccatcctcgacgccgctcgcCCGGACTACCTGCTCGACATACACCTGCACGACCACCTTCCCACCCTCTACTCCCGGATCCGGACCAAATGCATCATCCAGTACTTTGCACCCTTCTCCCGCGTCTCCATCGAGAGCCTCGAGGCTGCCTTTGGCCGGGACGGTGAGTCCATCGAGCCCGAGCTCATCGGCATGATCCGAGATGGGTCCTTGATGGCCCGCATCGACGCCAAGGACAGG CTTCTCGTCGCCGTTCGCCCCGACCAACGAGCCGAGATGCAAAAGGAGGCTCTCGAGGTCGCACGCGGGTacgaggaagaggccaaGGAGCGTCTGCGACGCATaaacctcgtcgccgcgggcCTCGAAATCGTCGGCAAGGCTAACCATGACTACACGCTGGGCTTGCGTCCCAGCGATGCGTTgttcgacgaggacggtcgCCCCCTGCCTGCAGaagccggtgccgtcgaaaGCTACGGTTGA
- a CDS encoding hypothetical protein (related to potassium channel regulatory factor), giving the protein MCLPPCDSATTAATAEQAARGAAVSHAHAYADTRTHAGPPQARCGRYGPVRQRRKDGARDEVADDEAGIAQGPPDFIPRARVPQLGRLRPGAPVADDDATQVLDRVPDRCVWQGAAKVRIDKLEGQPRANGRMETCGGRDGDANSSGLVQGLCISAMDFAALMSKELAKAKAPAATGKKFLKRAEIEAEREATYATEQKALEAERESKAAAKRKREEEAAAENATREERRRRLAEESRRRREEQEAEEERARRKRLGLPELKKTSKDDAGGDADAGGEDLPDEELVDRLRGLGQPAILFAESHAARLRRYRKLTTILTKGPIPTTLILVEEKDMLLDGKVPTDLTGRQWLFRQLASYFTMVLTAYERAMEAEKNETTASKTAYNAMVQTRENMKPLFRKFESGDLDETLIEPIVEIVQAIQQRRYVDANNGYLRLSIGKAAWPIGVTMVGIHERSAREKLHDGAKGHVMGDEVTRKFLQSIKRCLTFAQVRWPPEDLRQLMG; this is encoded by the exons ATGTGCCTCCCTCCATGTGACTCGGCCACcacggccgccacggccgagcaAGCTGCGAGGGGCGCGGCCGTCTCCCATGCTCATGCCTATGCCGATACCCGTACTCATGCTGGTCCGCCTCAGGCCCGATGCGGGCGCTACGGACCCGTCCGACAGCGGCGGAAGGACGGCGCAAGAGACGAAgtcgccgatgacgaagCGGGCATCGCCCAAGGTCCTCCCGACTTCATCCCTCGCGCTCGTGTCCCCCAACTCGGACGTCTCCGCCCCGGGGCCCCCGTggccgatgatgatgctACCCAGGTCCTTGACCGCGTACCGGACCGGTGTGTTTGGCAGGGCGCCGCGAAGGTCCGGATAGACAAGCTGGAAGGCCAGCCTCGTGCCAACGGCCGG ATGGAGACGTGCGGAGGGAGGGACGGCGATGCGAACTCTTCGGGCCTGGTTCAGGGTTTGT GCATATCCGCCATGGATTTTGCCGCCCTCATGAGCAAAgagctcgccaaggccaaggcgccgGCCGCAACGGGTAAAAAGTTCCTCAAGCGCGCCGAAATCGAGGCTGAGCGCGAGGCGACCTACGCGACCGAGCAAAAAgctctcgaggccgagcgtgAGTCGAAAGCAGCGGCGAAGCGCAAGCgcgaggaggaagcggcggccgagaacgcAACCCGCGAGGAGAGGCGCCGTAGGCTCGCCGAGGAgtcacgacggcgccgcgaagagcaggaggccgaggaggagcgcgCCCGGAGGAAGCGCCTCGGCCTACCGGAGCTGAAGAAGACGTCGAAAGACGACGCAGGCGGTGACGCAGACGCCGGCGGAGAAGACTTAccggacgaggagctcgtggACCGTCTGCGTGGGCTAGGGCAGCCGGCAATCCTCTTTGCAGAATCTCACGCAGCGCGGCTGCGACGGTATAGGAAGTTAACGACGATCTTAACCAAGGGACCCATACCGACGACGTTGATACTTGTCGAGGAAAAAGACAtgctgctcgacggcaaggtgcCGACGGACCTGACGGGCCGCCAATGGCTGTTCCGGCAGCTCGCAAGCTACTTCACGATGGTCCTCACCGCGTACGAGCGGGCGATGGAGGCGGAGAAAAATGAGACGACGGCTAGCAAGACGGCATACAACGCCATGGTGCAGACGAGGGAAAACATGAAGCCG CTCTTTCGCAAATTCGAAagcggcgacctcgacgagacgctGATCGAGCCCATCGTCGAAATCGTCCAGGCGATACAGCAGCGGCGCTACGTCGATGCCAACAACGGTTACCTGCGCCTCAGCATCGGCAAGGCGGCCTGGCCCATTGGCGTAACCATGGTCGGCATTCACGAACGTAGCGCGCGGGAGAAACTgcacgacggcgccaagggTCACGTCATGGGCGACGAGGTTACGCGGAAATTTCTCCAGAGCATCAAGCGCTGTCTCACGTTTGCCCAGGTTCGCTGGCCACCCGAGGACTTGAGGCAGCTGATGGGATGA
- a CDS encoding NADH:ubiquinone oxidoreductase 6.6kD subunit has protein sequence MAHLNVKPDPALLKLQAMNKSRHHHFRWTPRTARLSILYVAVIPAIFGYVAYKTDGLWDLRGKRKGDTIYER, from the exons ATGGCGCACCTCA ACGTCAAGCCGGACCCGGCTCTCCTCAAGCTCCAGG CAATGAACAAGAGCCGACATCACCACTTCCGATGGACGCCGCGAACAGCTAGACTCTCCATTCTGTACGTGGCGGTGATCCCGGCAATCTTCGGGTACGTCGCGTACAAGACAGAC GGGTTGTGGGATCTGCGTGGCAAGCGAAAGGGAGACACCATCTACGAGCGATGA